Proteins encoded in a region of the Teredinibacter purpureus genome:
- a CDS encoding eCIS core domain-containing protein: MYSTKAPSEHEAEVNEEKTSRSEPPTPSSAPVQCRYGVRASATKNAALASPKPNNTGIPTPLKQGLESLSGFELSGVRVHYNSPAPATLGALAYAQGNTIHLGRGQEKHLPHEGWHVVQQMQGRVRPTVQYKRVAMNTDNALEKEADVMGEKALRGSIGRASLVQMEVTGDGIVQRAPAGPPDPKKAKPPTREEVDEQDRLWLTDKNGKRWYMRDNGNVRWWQPVRKKKGVGGYSVYMRTPDVPLTLQDIASAKNTMDAYEDDVSWGVFEEGPVVDVVAQANPKTRDQQGTVMAKHFGQAALLAANCNNKYYLGASEYAGEEDWEWLHMQGHSLGGQESAANLVAGSHGANTEMAAIESAVGRFMGSKSIRLAVTPSLEIATRLGKPSLKARLIDYKVWVNGTLVIERRIDASRGRMPKVEYDSLETNAVHKIQFESPVGKPIEFVQGETLFQSSSADELEQLRKSQYKQGFDHEAIKDARRQSYLEGVKERRASAISAARAKAFNKA, translated from the coding sequence ATGTACAGCACAAAGGCACCATCGGAGCATGAAGCAGAAGTAAACGAAGAGAAAACGTCTCGGTCAGAGCCCCCTACCCCCAGTTCCGCGCCCGTACAATGTCGTTATGGCGTTAGAGCTTCCGCCACAAAAAACGCTGCGCTCGCTTCACCGAAACCCAATAACACTGGTATACCAACCCCCCTTAAACAGGGTCTCGAATCACTATCGGGCTTTGAATTGTCGGGCGTCCGCGTTCATTATAATTCTCCAGCGCCCGCAACATTAGGGGCGCTTGCCTATGCCCAAGGTAACACTATTCATTTAGGGCGAGGCCAAGAAAAACATCTACCTCATGAGGGCTGGCATGTTGTGCAGCAAATGCAGGGGCGCGTGAGGCCTACGGTGCAATATAAACGCGTTGCGATGAACACCGACAACGCGTTGGAAAAAGAAGCCGACGTGATGGGCGAAAAAGCGCTGCGGGGTTCGATTGGCCGCGCGTCGTTGGTACAAATGGAGGTTACGGGCGATGGCATTGTACAACGAGCGCCCGCCGGCCCACCGGACCCTAAGAAGGCTAAGCCGCCTACCCGTGAAGAGGTGGATGAGCAAGATAGGCTGTGGTTGACGGACAAAAACGGCAAGCGCTGGTACATGCGCGACAACGGCAACGTACGCTGGTGGCAACCTGTGCGTAAAAAGAAAGGTGTTGGAGGCTATAGCGTTTATATGCGAACACCCGATGTGCCTTTAACGCTACAGGATATTGCCAGCGCCAAGAATACAATGGATGCCTACGAAGACGATGTAAGTTGGGGAGTATTTGAGGAAGGGCCTGTGGTTGATGTGGTGGCGCAAGCCAACCCCAAAACACGTGACCAACAAGGTACTGTTATGGCGAAGCACTTTGGCCAAGCAGCCCTACTCGCCGCAAATTGTAATAATAAGTATTATCTTGGCGCCTCCGAATATGCTGGTGAAGAGGATTGGGAATGGTTGCATATGCAGGGGCATTCGCTGGGAGGTCAGGAAAGTGCCGCTAATTTGGTGGCCGGTAGTCACGGCGCAAATACTGAAATGGCCGCCATCGAAAGTGCCGTTGGGCGCTTCATGGGAAGTAAGAGCATTCGATTAGCGGTTACCCCTAGTCTCGAAATCGCCACACGCCTTGGCAAACCTTCATTAAAGGCAAGGCTGATTGATTACAAGGTGTGGGTGAACGGTACGTTAGTTATTGAACGTCGAATAGATGCGAGTCGTGGGCGAATGCCGAAAGTGGAGTACGACTCCTTAGAAACCAATGCCGTCCATAAAATACAATTTGAGTCGCCAGTGGGGAAACCCATTGAATTCGTACAGGGTGAAACTTTGTTTCAGTCGTCGTCAGCGGATGAACTGGAGCAATTACGAAAATCCCAGTATAAACAGGGTTTTGATCATGAAGCCATTAAGGATGCGCGCCGACAGTCCTATTTAGAGGGTGTTAAAGAGAGGCGTGCATCGGCAATAAGTGCCGCCCGAGCAAAAGCGTTTAATAAAGCATGA
- a CDS encoding M56 family metallopeptidase — protein sequence MKLATFLSGDIAYAFSWTMIHSFWQAGLIALVLALSLSINRNLSARVRYLHGIFALIMCVVASGATFSYLYKSIGEAHYIVQTSGVTIHYFGGFWEQTYGVLNNNIEYILAVWLIGFSVQFIRFTRDFVLALRLRHQNCSPVSGLWSQRCAQLAKRMGISKRIFIRNSSRVSSICVIGHLKPVILLPIGLLTSLDVEQVEALLLHELAHIQRNDYVVNAIQSFVRLLYFFNPAVLWISRNIDIERENACDDTAVKHCGSPTLYANSLANISELQLRLATVLAAKKTGENMLPRVKRLFSDSSGMAKSMEQFVSALIAGLLVVAMNASANDIRIPSFAAEPVTLPAQSQGSQDVVPAQQVTTNPAAETNMQHAPSANTLPTVVSGSIEGAETPDNALPTLTFSEDTHMELASPSLDFALKKATSEPVQLAATEPVTNIRNTDAEPILSPMDSPDFDRFYLAEDFSVPLKRKIYVEDVHAQFADVWLKRFRSKTSDKYQASIKQNYSEAYKAQIVKALTEGGWSVENTKDEETLIFSAKLFDLYIFAPDSSGIKQTLVALAGQAATDIHITNPNGQSFIHITDYRNTDSSAKGPLLANKATNFYYFKRLMGSWAETTTSYLDNIIKIAEQQ from the coding sequence ATGAAACTCGCAACATTTTTAAGCGGCGATATCGCCTACGCTTTCAGCTGGACGATGATTCACTCCTTTTGGCAAGCAGGGCTAATTGCACTCGTGCTTGCACTCTCACTGTCCATTAACCGAAACCTTAGTGCGCGCGTACGTTACTTACACGGTATTTTTGCGCTCATTATGTGCGTTGTGGCCAGCGGTGCAACTTTCTCCTATTTATATAAAAGTATAGGAGAAGCGCATTATATTGTTCAGACTAGCGGCGTAACCATTCACTATTTTGGTGGTTTCTGGGAACAAACCTATGGCGTACTTAATAACAACATCGAGTACATTTTAGCGGTGTGGTTAATTGGTTTTAGCGTTCAATTCATACGCTTTACCCGCGATTTTGTTCTTGCTTTACGTTTGCGCCATCAGAACTGTTCGCCCGTCAGTGGATTATGGTCGCAACGCTGCGCGCAACTAGCCAAACGCATGGGAATTTCAAAGCGTATATTTATCCGAAATTCTAGCCGTGTCTCCAGCATTTGCGTTATTGGCCACCTAAAACCCGTTATCTTATTGCCCATTGGCCTTTTAACATCGTTAGATGTTGAGCAAGTTGAAGCTCTTCTGCTGCATGAATTAGCGCACATTCAACGCAACGACTATGTTGTAAATGCCATTCAAAGTTTCGTTCGTTTGCTGTACTTTTTTAACCCAGCCGTTCTGTGGATTTCCCGTAATATTGACATCGAACGAGAGAATGCCTGTGACGATACCGCAGTTAAGCATTGTGGTAGCCCAACACTCTATGCCAATAGTTTGGCCAATATCTCCGAGCTGCAGCTCCGCTTAGCCACCGTGCTTGCGGCTAAAAAAACAGGTGAAAATATGTTACCTCGCGTTAAACGTTTGTTTTCAGATTCATCGGGTATGGCAAAAAGTATGGAGCAGTTCGTGTCTGCGTTAATCGCGGGGTTATTGGTGGTAGCGATGAATGCAAGTGCCAATGACATTCGCATACCATCGTTTGCAGCTGAACCCGTAACATTACCTGCGCAGTCTCAGGGGTCGCAAGATGTTGTTCCCGCTCAACAGGTTACAACCAATCCCGCCGCCGAAACCAACATGCAGCACGCGCCGAGCGCCAATACATTGCCTACTGTTGTTTCAGGTTCTATCGAAGGCGCTGAGACGCCCGATAATGCCCTGCCAACATTAACGTTTAGCGAAGATACGCACATGGAGCTGGCGTCTCCTTCGCTGGATTTTGCGCTTAAAAAAGCAACGAGCGAACCCGTTCAACTTGCCGCTACTGAACCCGTTACGAATATCCGCAATACCGACGCGGAGCCTATTCTCTCGCCAATGGATTCACCTGATTTTGATCGTTTCTATTTAGCCGAAGACTTTAGCGTACCGCTAAAACGCAAAATTTATGTTGAAGATGTGCACGCTCAATTTGCAGACGTGTGGTTAAAACGTTTTCGAAGCAAAACGTCAGATAAATATCAGGCGTCCATTAAACAAAATTATAGTGAAGCCTATAAAGCCCAGATAGTTAAAGCCCTAACAGAAGGCGGTTGGTCAGTAGAGAATACAAAAGACGAAGAAACCTTAATATTCTCTGCCAAACTTTTCGATCTTTATATTTTTGCTCCCGATTCCAGCGGTATTAAACAAACACTAGTCGCATTGGCTGGCCAAGCCGCCACCGACATTCACATTACTAACCCAAACGGCCAGTCTTTTATCCATATAACCGACTACCGTAATACAGATTCCAGCGCGAAAGGCCCTTTACTGGCCAACAAAGCAACCAATTTTTATTACTTCAAACGCTTGATGGGCTCTTGGGCAGAAACCACCACCTCGTATTTGGATAACATTATTAAGATCGCTGAACAGCAGTAA
- a CDS encoding TonB-dependent receptor domain-containing protein, which yields MKKCALGVAIAMITMPAIAGSDLPIEVVEVVGDTTMSEEQQLHSKSTLSKPVQDAGELLRSVNGMTATRRGGRGFEPIIRGQSQNQLNVMTDGAYTFGACPGRMDPPTVYTAMDNFDQLTIIKGNRSVIYGSGGSGGTLLFEHKRPEFTDKAYQGSINLGHTTNSELNDASANLAFGTERAFGRVFGDIKSGSNYEDGDGEVTSSAFESSSFGFITGVDLNQNHYLQLSYEGVSEDDAWFPGNGMDSPWTDSATTRVKWHYTGGSVIDEIEMTAYQSNVDHLMDNYSLRNRMPMNDAGMVANSTSDTQGARLLATVSQASLEWRFGFDHRANDRASTLHMDMGKDGTYDMLASLMWPGVELQQTGIFAEVDYTLNDKHLLRLGSRIDQFESDATRADEMVGMMGAATPNTLYQNAYGVSASAQSNSDFGLVFGWDYTLSDNTVFSSNLSRSIRAPDATEQYMARNAMGRTWVGNPDINAETHHQLDFTLVADKDTYRWSTTVFWDEVSDYIQRYNDNSATLYRNVDARLYGFEIDGSRTLSDHLSTKAALSYTRGESDTSDLAQIAPLEGRISLDYDHTNWSLGGEMIVSAEQDAFDPNVDAGPSDGFTTFNLYSRWQPNDSIQLQAGIENILDTAYAYHVNAANSDPFNPDPVRVNEPGRQLWLKARYSF from the coding sequence ATGAAAAAATGCGCATTAGGCGTCGCTATAGCGATGATAACCATGCCCGCCATTGCCGGCAGCGATTTACCTATTGAAGTTGTCGAAGTGGTGGGTGATACCACTATGTCCGAAGAGCAACAGTTACACAGCAAATCGACGTTGAGCAAACCCGTACAAGACGCTGGCGAATTGTTACGCTCCGTCAATGGCATGACCGCTACTCGCCGTGGTGGACGAGGCTTCGAGCCTATCATTCGTGGGCAGTCCCAAAATCAATTAAATGTGATGACCGATGGCGCTTACACGTTCGGCGCGTGTCCTGGGCGCATGGATCCACCTACGGTCTATACCGCAATGGATAACTTTGACCAACTCACCATTATTAAGGGCAATCGCTCCGTAATCTATGGTTCTGGCGGTAGTGGCGGAACGCTGTTGTTCGAACACAAGCGCCCCGAATTCACGGACAAAGCCTACCAAGGTTCCATAAACCTTGGCCATACGACTAATTCTGAACTCAACGACGCTTCAGCTAACCTAGCCTTTGGCACCGAACGCGCGTTCGGCCGTGTATTCGGTGACATAAAATCTGGCTCTAATTATGAAGACGGCGATGGCGAAGTAACTTCTTCAGCCTTCGAGTCATCCAGCTTTGGCTTCATTACTGGTGTTGATCTAAACCAGAACCACTACCTTCAGCTGTCCTACGAGGGCGTAAGTGAAGACGACGCGTGGTTTCCTGGGAACGGTATGGATTCCCCCTGGACAGATTCCGCCACCACCCGCGTAAAGTGGCACTACACAGGCGGTAGCGTGATTGATGAAATCGAGATGACCGCTTACCAAAGTAACGTTGACCACTTGATGGACAACTACAGTTTGCGCAATCGCATGCCTATGAACGACGCCGGCATGGTAGCGAATAGTACATCCGATACACAGGGTGCTCGCTTACTCGCAACCGTCTCGCAAGCCTCACTCGAATGGCGTTTTGGTTTCGATCATCGTGCCAACGATAGAGCCTCTACTTTACACATGGATATGGGCAAAGATGGCACTTATGACATGCTCGCCTCGCTTATGTGGCCTGGAGTAGAGCTACAACAAACGGGCATATTTGCTGAAGTTGATTACACGCTTAACGACAAACACCTTCTCCGGTTGGGTTCACGTATTGATCAGTTTGAATCCGACGCTACCCGTGCCGACGAGATGGTTGGTATGATGGGCGCAGCAACCCCCAATACGCTCTACCAAAACGCTTATGGTGTTTCGGCAAGCGCACAGAGCAACAGTGACTTTGGTTTGGTATTCGGGTGGGACTACACGCTTTCAGACAATACCGTTTTCAGTAGCAACCTGAGCCGCAGCATTCGTGCGCCCGACGCCACTGAGCAATACATGGCGCGCAATGCCATGGGACGCACTTGGGTAGGTAACCCCGATATAAATGCAGAAACACACCATCAATTGGACTTTACCTTAGTCGCCGACAAAGACACTTATCGGTGGAGTACAACCGTATTCTGGGATGAAGTAAGCGATTACATACAACGCTACAATGACAATTCAGCAACGCTGTACCGCAATGTGGACGCGCGCCTTTATGGGTTTGAAATTGACGGCAGCCGTACCCTAAGTGATCATCTATCGACAAAAGCCGCGCTCAGCTATACACGTGGTGAAAGTGACACCAGCGACCTCGCTCAAATTGCACCTTTAGAAGGGCGAATTAGCCTCGATTATGATCACACCAATTGGTCATTGGGCGGTGAGATGATTGTCTCGGCCGAGCAAGACGCATTTGATCCCAATGTGGACGCTGGCCCATCTGACGGTTTCACAACCTTCAACCTCTACAGCCGCTGGCAACCAAACGACAGCATTCAACTACAAGCGGGTATAGAAAACATTTTGGATACGGCTTACGCCTACCACGTAAATGCTGCCAATTCCGACCCCTTCAACCCAGACCCCGTCCGAGTCAACGAGCCAGGACGGCAGCTTTGGTTAAAGGCGCGGTATAGCTTTTAA
- a CDS encoding cysteine-rich CWC family protein, protein MDASTPSTCPRCSGNFICRSDAISECHCTALQLTPQTADEIAQQWRDCLCEKCLKQVALQQNGLMH, encoded by the coding sequence ATGGACGCCTCAACCCCGAGTACTTGCCCGCGCTGCAGTGGCAACTTTATTTGCCGCTCAGATGCAATTAGCGAATGTCATTGCACAGCATTACAACTAACACCGCAAACGGCAGACGAAATTGCGCAACAATGGCGAGACTGCCTGTGCGAAAAATGTTTAAAACAGGTCGCTCTGCAGCAAAACGGCCTTATGCATTAG
- a CDS encoding eCIS core domain-containing protein — MQMAKETVVKQDRTQKSKPKPSATAVRTEPYSAVQCQYGESMHTENRSSGINTGLPGGLQTGLERMSGFNMSDVRVHYNSPRPQQIGALAYAQGTNIHLGRGQEKHLPHEAWHVVQQKQGRVKPTRQLKSLSVNDDSGLEREADVMGEKALSCGRNFPQAARGSRVNTPHSTASMQPESAMSLKSAGAAAMANAPIQGRFGFEIELPILFLHKANFAAVPARGLGGAGPMPTAARAAVPCDAGQRAGVTDVYDAHGAGAQCHVNVDHSGALDPLYLRELDEYAVANALTPAEREGLLLYTGHLMPSQASIMEVVTDAWDEQALTRAQALQRVRAVIAWVNGLFNSIRGNQQVALGNYFMGSTAAQSDLFQPRLGYFHATYGVKLSQVPRMFERTTAQKTTLKRHARTHRSERKHADNLKRTHSSIGKATTAMSSIKSLWPRQGGGWFSKGSKGWNPGTEETFLGFLTLLDNYLLMFQALRTNNLAKQKVGMHYYKTDLYDLALQLPHEIIHTLTNNNALRAGVRRAIARSVGLHLNTPLTAPLAGWSVNQYLEQVFTGFSGPQRQDVNAQDIHDPLLAGSINPYSAKLGPDQIGPALNQEVGVVMENRHLEYLDEDYGTNQSAADDRLAEKYRLYAAPPGPDTRTVREKALFDSAKAREAGAARRPIGEWEDIMMNIYDMLIDINQ; from the coding sequence ATGCAAATGGCCAAAGAAACAGTCGTCAAGCAAGACCGCACTCAAAAGTCTAAGCCCAAGCCAAGTGCCACGGCGGTGCGTACGGAGCCTTATTCAGCGGTACAGTGTCAGTACGGTGAGAGCATGCATACTGAAAACCGTTCAAGCGGGATAAATACAGGCTTACCCGGAGGTTTGCAGACGGGTCTAGAGCGTATGTCTGGCTTTAATATGTCCGATGTTCGCGTCCATTATAATTCTCCGCGACCCCAACAAATTGGTGCGTTGGCTTACGCGCAAGGTACCAATATTCATTTAGGTAGAGGCCAAGAAAAACATTTACCTCATGAAGCATGGCATGTGGTGCAGCAAAAACAAGGGCGAGTAAAACCCACGCGCCAACTAAAAAGCCTTTCAGTTAATGATGATAGCGGGTTAGAGCGAGAGGCCGACGTGATGGGTGAGAAGGCGCTTTCTTGTGGGCGGAATTTTCCTCAGGCGGCAAGAGGCTCGCGGGTAAATACTCCGCATTCTACCGCGTCGATGCAGCCAGAAAGTGCCATGAGTTTAAAGTCTGCGGGTGCCGCTGCAATGGCGAATGCCCCTATACAAGGGCGGTTTGGTTTTGAAATAGAACTGCCTATTTTGTTTTTACACAAAGCGAATTTCGCCGCAGTGCCAGCGAGGGGGCTAGGCGGCGCCGGCCCGATGCCCACCGCAGCGAGAGCAGCGGTGCCGTGTGATGCTGGCCAGCGTGCCGGCGTCACCGATGTTTATGATGCACATGGCGCCGGTGCACAGTGCCATGTGAATGTTGATCATTCTGGTGCACTCGACCCTTTATATCTTCGCGAACTCGATGAGTACGCCGTGGCAAACGCACTTACCCCAGCTGAACGGGAAGGCCTCTTGTTATACACCGGCCACCTGATGCCGAGTCAAGCCAGTATTATGGAAGTAGTAACAGATGCGTGGGATGAACAGGCATTAACACGCGCGCAAGCGCTACAACGTGTGAGAGCTGTGATAGCGTGGGTGAATGGCCTTTTTAATTCAATTCGAGGTAATCAGCAGGTCGCCTTGGGAAATTATTTTATGGGTTCTACCGCGGCACAATCTGATTTATTTCAACCACGTTTAGGGTATTTTCATGCAACCTATGGCGTGAAATTGAGCCAAGTGCCAAGGATGTTCGAGCGAACCACAGCACAAAAAACAACGCTTAAACGTCATGCAAGAACGCATCGTAGTGAACGAAAACACGCCGATAATCTAAAACGCACCCATAGCTCCATCGGTAAAGCGACCACGGCTATGAGTTCAATTAAAAGTTTGTGGCCTCGCCAAGGTGGCGGCTGGTTCTCTAAAGGAAGTAAAGGTTGGAACCCCGGCACGGAAGAGACTTTCTTAGGTTTCTTAACATTGCTTGATAATTATCTATTGATGTTTCAAGCACTAAGAACCAATAACCTTGCAAAGCAAAAAGTAGGAATGCACTACTATAAAACCGATCTTTATGATTTAGCTCTACAGCTCCCTCATGAAATAATCCACACCTTGACGAACAATAATGCCTTGCGCGCAGGCGTGCGCAGAGCCATTGCACGATCTGTAGGGCTTCATTTGAATACACCGCTCACTGCGCCTTTAGCGGGCTGGTCGGTTAATCAATATTTGGAACAGGTTTTTACAGGCTTCAGTGGCCCGCAGCGGCAGGATGTGAATGCACAGGATATTCATGACCCTCTATTAGCGGGCAGCATCAACCCCTATAGCGCAAAATTAGGGCCAGACCAAATCGGCCCAGCCTTGAATCAAGAGGTTGGCGTGGTAATGGAAAACCGGCACCTAGAGTATTTAGATGAGGATTACGGTACTAACCAATCTGCGGCAGATGACCGGTTGGCGGAAAAATACCGTCTTTATGCTGCGCCTCCAGGCCCGGATACGAGAACGGTTCGAGAAAAAGCCTTATTTGATTCAGCAAAGGCAAGAGAAGCTGGGGCTGCGAGACGGCCAATTGGTGAATGGGAAGATATTATGATGAATATCTATGACATGCTTATCGATATTAACCAGTAG